The Streptomyces sp. NBC_01244 genome contains a region encoding:
- a CDS encoding NADPH-dependent FMN reductase — protein sequence MNSHPIRLHVISASVRPTSAARPLARWAAGQAGAHEAGRFEVTPVDLAEIALPFLDEPEYASTGIYAHPHTRAWSALVDSADAFLFVLPMYNGGFTAPFKNAIDFLYGEWQGKPAGLLSYSAGGSGGAPAGRMLRPVLEAVGMVPAEASVAVPGIGGLVTAEGFRAPEGLAGELAAVLDELAALARTPVSA from the coding sequence ATGAACTCCCACCCGATCCGCCTGCACGTCATCTCCGCCTCCGTGCGCCCCACCTCCGCCGCCCGCCCCCTGGCCCGCTGGGCCGCCGGCCAGGCAGGCGCACACGAGGCGGGACGCTTCGAGGTCACCCCCGTCGACCTCGCCGAGATCGCCCTGCCCTTCCTGGACGAGCCCGAATACGCCTCCACCGGGATCTACGCCCACCCCCACACCCGCGCGTGGAGCGCCCTGGTCGACTCCGCCGACGCCTTCCTCTTCGTCCTGCCGATGTACAACGGCGGCTTCACCGCCCCCTTCAAGAACGCCATCGACTTCCTCTACGGCGAATGGCAGGGCAAGCCCGCCGGGCTGCTCTCCTACAGCGCGGGCGGCTCCGGCGGCGCCCCGGCCGGCCGGATGCTGCGGCCGGTGCTGGAGGCCGTCGGCATGGTGCCCGCCGAGGCCTCGGTGGCCGTCCCGGGCATCGGCGGGCTGGTCACGGCCGAGGGGTTCCGGGCACCGGAGGGCCTCGCGGGCGAGCTCGCCGCCGTACTGGACGAGCTCGCCGCCCTGGCGAGGACCCCGGTCAGCGCGTGA
- a CDS encoding AAA domain-containing protein, whose amino-acid sequence MSTASTAFDPGAAAGRATDAILRDTLHGGARGVVVDSPPGAGKSTLVVRAARDLAAAGRRLMVVAQTNAQVDDLVLRLHAKDPELKVGRLHSSEGDAYDPALRELDSVVLSAKPGDLAGLPITISTAAKWAWVKDVEPWEHAIVDEAYQMRSDALLAVAGLFDRALFVGDPGQLDPFSVVGAEQWAGLSYDPSASAVSTLLAHNPDLPQHRLPVSWRLPASAAPLVSRAFYPYTRFRSGTGPGERRMSYGVAGDGSGPDRVLDEAAESGWGLLELPARHTPRTDPEAVRAVALVVRRALDRGAVTVDEQPGGPSPLTADRIAVGTAHRDQAAAVRGALSALGVTGVTVDTANRLQGREYDLTVVLHPLSGRPDATAFHLETGRLCVLASRHRHACVVVARAGIAELLDAHPSSEPVQLGVTMKFPDGWEANHSVLAHLAEHRVVWRP is encoded by the coding sequence GTGAGCACCGCGAGCACCGCTTTCGATCCGGGCGCGGCCGCCGGCCGGGCCACCGACGCCATCCTGCGCGACACCCTGCACGGCGGGGCCCGGGGCGTGGTCGTCGACTCCCCGCCCGGGGCCGGGAAGTCCACCCTGGTGGTGCGGGCGGCCCGGGACCTGGCGGCGGCCGGGCGCCGGCTGATGGTGGTCGCGCAGACCAATGCGCAGGTCGACGACCTGGTGCTGCGGCTGCACGCGAAGGATCCGGAGCTGAAGGTGGGCCGGCTGCACAGCAGCGAGGGCGACGCCTACGATCCGGCCCTGCGCGAGCTGGACTCGGTGGTCCTCTCGGCGAAGCCGGGGGACCTCGCGGGGCTGCCCATCACCATCTCGACGGCGGCCAAGTGGGCGTGGGTCAAGGACGTGGAGCCCTGGGAGCACGCCATCGTGGACGAGGCGTACCAGATGCGTTCGGACGCGCTGCTGGCCGTGGCCGGGTTGTTCGACCGGGCGCTGTTCGTGGGCGACCCGGGGCAGCTCGACCCCTTCAGCGTGGTCGGCGCGGAGCAGTGGGCGGGCCTGTCCTACGATCCTTCGGCGTCGGCGGTGTCCACCCTCCTCGCGCACAACCCGGACCTGCCGCAGCACCGGCTGCCCGTGTCCTGGCGGCTGCCGGCTTCGGCCGCGCCGCTGGTCTCCCGGGCGTTCTACCCGTACACGCGGTTCCGCAGCGGTACGGGCCCGGGCGAGCGGCGGATGTCCTACGGGGTCGCGGGCGACGGCTCGGGCCCCGACCGGGTGCTGGACGAGGCCGCCGAGTCGGGGTGGGGGCTGCTGGAGCTGCCGGCCCGGCACACCCCGCGCACCGACCCGGAGGCGGTCCGGGCGGTGGCCCTGGTGGTGCGCCGGGCGCTGGACCGGGGTGCGGTGACGGTGGACGAGCAGCCGGGCGGCCCGTCCCCGCTGACGGCGGACCGGATCGCGGTGGGCACCGCCCACCGGGACCAGGCGGCGGCGGTTCGGGGGGCGCTGTCCGCACTCGGGGTCACGGGGGTCACCGTGGACACGGCAAACAGGCTCCAGGGCCGCGAGTACGACCTCACGGTGGTCCTGCACCCCCTGTCGGGCCGCCCGGACGCGACCGCGTTCCACCTGGAGACGGGCCGGCTCTGCGTCCTGGCCTCCCGGCACCGGCACGCCTGCGTGGTGGTGGCCCGGGCGGGGATAGCGGAGCTCCTGGACGCCCACCCGTCCTCGGAACCGGTGCAGTTGGGTGTGACGATGAAGTTCCCCGACGGCTGGGAGGCGAACCACTCGGTCCTGGCACACCTGGCCGAACACCGGGTGGTCTGGCGGCCGTAG
- a CDS encoding MarR family winged helix-turn-helix transcriptional regulator, which translates to MTENETGSAPRWLSEPEQQAWYAWRRMFPLVNADIARDLTQDSGLSEADYDVLSVLGSTDGHRMRISALAVLMQWSRSRLSHQLTRMEQRGIVRREEVADDGRGAEVVLTEQGVTTIMTAAPLHVESVRRHLIDILTPEQLRTFAEVGELLRTRLGVERKTR; encoded by the coding sequence ATGACCGAAAACGAGACCGGGAGCGCACCGCGCTGGCTCAGCGAGCCCGAACAGCAGGCCTGGTACGCCTGGCGGCGGATGTTCCCCCTGGTCAACGCCGATATCGCGCGCGATCTGACCCAGGACAGCGGGCTCTCCGAAGCCGACTACGACGTCCTGTCGGTGCTCGGCTCCACCGACGGCCACCGCATGCGCATCAGCGCCCTCGCCGTCCTCATGCAGTGGTCCCGCAGCCGGCTCTCCCACCAGCTCACCCGGATGGAGCAGCGGGGCATCGTCCGCCGCGAGGAGGTGGCCGACGACGGCCGCGGCGCCGAAGTGGTGCTCACCGAGCAGGGCGTCACCACGATCATGACGGCCGCCCCGCTCCACGTGGAATCGGTGCGCCGCCACCTGATCGACATCCTGACCCCGGAGCAGCTGCGCACCTTCGCCGAGGTGGGCGAACTGCTCCGCACCCGCCTCGGCGTGGAACGCAAGACCCGCTGA